In Melanotaenia boesemani isolate fMelBoe1 chromosome 18, fMelBoe1.pri, whole genome shotgun sequence, the following proteins share a genomic window:
- the LOC121628463 gene encoding cAMP-responsive element modulator-like isoform X5, protein MAVTGDETETGDLNCCQLPNPTSSIPQEVTTPTRDHRPKKPVKEDLQKRALRLMKNREAARECRRKKKEYVTCLENRVAVLENQNKILIEELRALRDIYQHKVE, encoded by the exons ATGGCTGTGACTGGGGACGAGACAGAAACCG GTGACCTGAACTGCTGCCAGCTGCCTAACCCCACCTCCAGCATCCCCCAGGAGGTAACAACCCCCACCAGAGATCACAGACCCAAGAAACCTGTCAAGGAGGACTTACAGAAGAGGGCGCTCCGCTTAATGAAGAACAG GGAAGCTGCACGGGAGTGCCGGCGAAAGAAGAAGGAATATGTCACATGCCTGGAAAACCGCGTTGCAGTGCTGGAAAACCAGAACAAGATTCTGATAGAGGAGCTCAGGGCTTTAAGAGACATCTACCAACACAAAGTGGAGTGA
- the LOC121628463 gene encoding cyclic AMP-responsive element-binding protein 1-like isoform X1: MVKIEKDFPNTPELTEASCRIPISQMVKIEKDLPNTPVGCATDLSGELLTPKTVKVDSTSMTSTQTPNFPSGTCFQPYQQMLNHTGAYCLPVVPAPFIHDGTQPWSSLAVNTVQTPQLPTGSLQRSTLNWQLLHNPQTTPVVLPQGSAGDLNCCQLPNPTSSIPQEVTTPTRDHRPKKPVKEDLQKRALRLMKNREAARECRRKKKEYVTCLENRVAVLENQNKILIEELRALRDIYQHKVE, translated from the exons ATGGTGAAAATAGAGAAGGATTTTCCAAATACTCCA gAGCTGACTGAAGCATCTTGCAGAATTCCAATCAGCCAAATGGTGAAAATAGAGAAGGATCTTCCAAATACTCCAGTAGGCTGTGCAACTG ACCTTTCAGGAGAGCTACTCACACCGAAGACAGTGAAGGTGGACTCCACATCCATGACCAGCACCCAAACACCAAACTTCCCATCAGGGACCTGTTTCCAGCCCTATCAGCAGATGCTAAACCATACTGGAGCCTACTGCTTGCCTG TTGTTCCAGCCCCGTTTATACATGATGGGACTCAACCCTGGTCATCTTTGGCTGTGAACACTGTGCAAACACCGCAGCTTCCAACAGGATCCCTGCAGCGCAGCACTCTGAACTGGCAGCTTCTGCACAACCCGCAGACCACCCCTGTGGTATTACCACAAG GCTCTGCAGGTGACCTGAACTGCTGCCAGCTGCCTAACCCCACCTCCAGCATCCCCCAGGAGGTAACAACCCCCACCAGAGATCACAGACCCAAGAAACCTGTCAAGGAGGACTTACAGAAGAGGGCGCTCCGCTTAATGAAGAACAG GGAAGCTGCACGGGAGTGCCGGCGAAAGAAGAAGGAATATGTCACATGCCTGGAAAACCGCGTTGCAGTGCTGGAAAACCAGAACAAGATTCTGATAGAGGAGCTCAGGGCTTTAAGAGACATCTACCAACACAAAGTGGAGTGA
- the LOC121628463 gene encoding cyclic AMP-responsive element-binding protein 1-like isoform X3: MVKIEKDLPNTPVGCATDLSGELLTPKTVKVDSTSMTSTQTPNFPSGTCFQPYQQMLNHTGAYCLPVVPAPFIHDGTQPWSSLAVNTVQTPQLPTGSLQRSTLNWQLLHNPQTTPVVLPQGSAGDLNCCQLPNPTSSIPQEVTTPTRDHRPKKPVKEDLQKRALRLMKNREAARECRRKKKEYVTCLENRVAVLENQNKILIEELRALRDIYQHKVE, from the exons ATGGTGAAAATAGAGAAGGATCTTCCAAATACTCCAGTAGGCTGTGCAACTG ACCTTTCAGGAGAGCTACTCACACCGAAGACAGTGAAGGTGGACTCCACATCCATGACCAGCACCCAAACACCAAACTTCCCATCAGGGACCTGTTTCCAGCCCTATCAGCAGATGCTAAACCATACTGGAGCCTACTGCTTGCCTG TTGTTCCAGCCCCGTTTATACATGATGGGACTCAACCCTGGTCATCTTTGGCTGTGAACACTGTGCAAACACCGCAGCTTCCAACAGGATCCCTGCAGCGCAGCACTCTGAACTGGCAGCTTCTGCACAACCCGCAGACCACCCCTGTGGTATTACCACAAG GCTCTGCAGGTGACCTGAACTGCTGCCAGCTGCCTAACCCCACCTCCAGCATCCCCCAGGAGGTAACAACCCCCACCAGAGATCACAGACCCAAGAAACCTGTCAAGGAGGACTTACAGAAGAGGGCGCTCCGCTTAATGAAGAACAG GGAAGCTGCACGGGAGTGCCGGCGAAAGAAGAAGGAATATGTCACATGCCTGGAAAACCGCGTTGCAGTGCTGGAAAACCAGAACAAGATTCTGATAGAGGAGCTCAGGGCTTTAAGAGACATCTACCAACACAAAGTGGAGTGA
- the LOC121628463 gene encoding cAMP-responsive element modulator-like isoform X4, with product MAVTGDETETGSAGDLNCCQLPNPTSSIPQEVTTPTRDHRPKKPVKEDLQKRALRLMKNREAARECRRKKKEYVTCLENRVAVLENQNKILIEELRALRDIYQHKVE from the exons ATGGCTGTGACTGGGGACGAGACAGAAACCG GCTCTGCAGGTGACCTGAACTGCTGCCAGCTGCCTAACCCCACCTCCAGCATCCCCCAGGAGGTAACAACCCCCACCAGAGATCACAGACCCAAGAAACCTGTCAAGGAGGACTTACAGAAGAGGGCGCTCCGCTTAATGAAGAACAG GGAAGCTGCACGGGAGTGCCGGCGAAAGAAGAAGGAATATGTCACATGCCTGGAAAACCGCGTTGCAGTGCTGGAAAACCAGAACAAGATTCTGATAGAGGAGCTCAGGGCTTTAAGAGACATCTACCAACACAAAGTGGAGTGA
- the LOC121628463 gene encoding cyclic AMP-responsive element-binding protein 1-like isoform X2, with product MVKIEKDFPNTPELTEASCRIPISQMVKIEKDLPNTPVGCATDLSGELLTPKTVKVDSTSMTSTQTPNFPSGTCFQPYQQMLNHTGAYCLPVVPAPFIHDGTQPWSSLAVNTVQTPQLPTGSLQRSTLNWQLLHNPQTTPVVLPQGDLNCCQLPNPTSSIPQEVTTPTRDHRPKKPVKEDLQKRALRLMKNREAARECRRKKKEYVTCLENRVAVLENQNKILIEELRALRDIYQHKVE from the exons ATGGTGAAAATAGAGAAGGATTTTCCAAATACTCCA gAGCTGACTGAAGCATCTTGCAGAATTCCAATCAGCCAAATGGTGAAAATAGAGAAGGATCTTCCAAATACTCCAGTAGGCTGTGCAACTG ACCTTTCAGGAGAGCTACTCACACCGAAGACAGTGAAGGTGGACTCCACATCCATGACCAGCACCCAAACACCAAACTTCCCATCAGGGACCTGTTTCCAGCCCTATCAGCAGATGCTAAACCATACTGGAGCCTACTGCTTGCCTG TTGTTCCAGCCCCGTTTATACATGATGGGACTCAACCCTGGTCATCTTTGGCTGTGAACACTGTGCAAACACCGCAGCTTCCAACAGGATCCCTGCAGCGCAGCACTCTGAACTGGCAGCTTCTGCACAACCCGCAGACCACCCCTGTGGTATTACCACAAG GTGACCTGAACTGCTGCCAGCTGCCTAACCCCACCTCCAGCATCCCCCAGGAGGTAACAACCCCCACCAGAGATCACAGACCCAAGAAACCTGTCAAGGAGGACTTACAGAAGAGGGCGCTCCGCTTAATGAAGAACAG GGAAGCTGCACGGGAGTGCCGGCGAAAGAAGAAGGAATATGTCACATGCCTGGAAAACCGCGTTGCAGTGCTGGAAAACCAGAACAAGATTCTGATAGAGGAGCTCAGGGCTTTAAGAGACATCTACCAACACAAAGTGGAGTGA